A segment of the Syntrophomonadaceae bacterium genome:
CTTCTGACAATCGCGGCATGCCACCTGTGCAAAAAATAGCTCCAGGTATCTCCTGGAAGATTTGGCTTCTCCAAAAACCCTAAGCCGCTGATTGTTTCCAGCTGATCGGGATCAGCGCTGCGCCAAAGAAAGGTCACCGGAGCAGGCATGTCCCAGCCACGCAGAGAAAAAACCAAAGTGTCGCCTGTTTTGTTTACGGCAAAATCAACCACGCTAATGAATGGATAATCGCCCGGAATCATTTCCCGGAGCGAAAAACCGGCGGTGCGGCGCTCTTTAAGATCAACAATTCTTAATTCTGTTTGCGAGGAGTAGACAATAAAGCGGGAATCGGGAGTAAAAGTCGGCGGCAGGATGTAGTGTTCAAGCCGTTCAAGGGACATACGCTCATTTGCGGCGAAATTGAACAGCTGATAGTTCAGTCCGCGGTTAAACCACTCAGCCAATAGGAGGAGATTGCCGTCCGGCGACCAAAGCAGGTCGGATTGTGACCATGACCATTTACTGGCATCATTTCTTATCTTGTCGTCAAATTTATCCCGGTATTGCCAAATATCCGCAGCCAAAAGCTCCATACGGGGATTCTCCGCGCTTAGCCGCGGCAGGAGAAATACCAAAGCAAAAAGCTCTTTTTCGCTGACCGGCCAGAGGGCAAGCTCAATGCGGTAAACCGGACCAAAGGCAGTAGCGTCTGCAGAGATTATGTCGTGAGGATCTAAATCCCGGTGGTAATCATTTTCCAGCGACAAGACCGCATAGCCATCCGTTCTGGCTCCCGAAAAAACACACTGGTAAGCGCCACCGCTGATTTTAATGGCAAGAACGGGGTGGCTTGGCAATAGCCGACCTGTATTTTGCAGGCGATGAAAAACATTATCCAGCGCGTCCACATTTTGCGCCAGCTCGGCGACCAATAGCGGCATCGGTGAGGCATCTTCATGGTGCAGGCTGATAAATGTGGTTTTTCGCTCGCTCACAAAGCCTGTGGTCACATCAACAGTGGCCGCTGCCGGATGGCCGGGCAGCATCAGCCCTGCAAAGATTGTCATGATCAGGCAAAACCTTATTAACCGGAACATTTTGATCCCTCCTTTGTTCATTTTGCACTCATTCAAGGTTCGCGCCGGCGCAATAAGACCTGCGCGCTAACCGCTAATAAGGCTCAATTTGCTTTATTATCTATGCAATGGGTATTCAAGCTCGTATACTGTATAAAATCCGGAAAGCTTACGGGTTTTTACAAAAAGTTCATCATTACCTCTGGTGTAGAAAATTGCAGATCCCAACCTATCTTTAAACTCCCAGCCATGTTCGGCCAGAAAGTCAGTAAGGGGAGTTTCAGGGCCGTCTTTTTGCATAAGCTTATTTTCTGCCAATTGGACCATATTAGAGCCGGTAAATTCAAGTTTAATGATTGCCCGCAATACAGGCAGAGGATTACCATCCTGAAAGATAGTTCCTACATTAACAATAGCAAAAACTAACACCAGTACAATTGAGGGTGGAAGAACCCGGCGCAATGGCGTCACTGCAATATACCTCCGTTTGAATGCGTGTTCACTTTAAAGCGGCGTTGCATAAAACCCCGAAAGATATGCTCAGATATCCCGACGATTAAAGGTGCGGACGGTGTGATTTTTCAAGCGGCATTTGCCGTTTTGACAGCAGCCATGGGCCTTTCCACACCTGTTCCCTATCCGTTTAGCGCCGCCCTCAGTATGCTGCTCCTCACCGCTCTTCTCTGCGGCTGCAATTTCCCGCTGATTCGCAAAGCGCAGTGAAGATGAAATCGCTCTGTCAAGGTCTATCGCCGGAGAAATGCTCCGCTAATTTCCGGCGGGCCAGGCGGTCCTGCCATGTATCCCGCAGCGTCCCGGCATTAACCATGCTTTCACGACCGACATAGGCAAGATAGCTGCTTAGCTGCTGGCGCAGCTGACGATTGTCGCTTTGCTCATATAACAAAAAGGCTGCGCTTAAACCAGCAGTGCCTGCCCGGTACAGCACGATCGTGTCAAACTTTTTAAGGGTGCCTGACAGATAACGGTTTGCATTATAGCCGGCCACAAAAGAGTCAGTATTAACCACACAGAGCAGACAAAGCAGGACTGCGCCGGTAAAAGCCGTCAGGCGCATAATCGACAGCTGCCTGCTTTGCCGCACGATCACACCGATGAACACCACAGCAAGAAAGATGAGAAAGACACCCGGCAGCAAGCGCTGGGTGGTCAGCCCGAAGATACTGATATATAACGCCAGCTTGCTGAAGGCGGTGGTGATCAGGAGAAGCGTAAACACTGCCAGCAGGCTGCAAAGCACTTTGAGTTCAACCCGGCGACGATTGACAAGCGCGGTGACGAGATGTACCCCGGCCAAAATAACTATATTAATCACAGCTATAACGCATAGCTCAAAGAAACCGTAACGGGCAAACTCGGCATATGACTCCCAGCCGGGCGGCACAGTACCACGGAAAGCGGAGAAAAAATAGGGCAGTTGGCTAATGATAAAGGTTAAGTACAGTCCATTTAACAGCAGCAGCAAAGTAGACGCCGTGGCGAATGGCAGTTTGCGGAGAGCTTCGACGAAACTTTCCGCACTGTGCAGATCGATGCGCTGACCACGGATACTGCCGGCTAATAAACCAAAGATATATGCTGCGGCAGGGATGGAGAGGATAATCTGTATGAACAGCAAGGGGTCGATCTGCCCAAACCGGGCAAGCTGCGACTGCAGGCTGCGCAGAAGTAACGCAAATCCACCGGCATCAGCCCGCATGAGCAGAGGTCCGACTACTGCGAACACTATTGCCGCTAGTATTACGCCCAATACTATAGGCAGGATATTGCCAGCCGCCACTTTTTGCTTTTTGCCCGCTGCCGCCAGAATGCTGTACTGGGCAGATAAATATACAAGCGGTGTGGAAAAGAAAGCCCGCAGCAGATCAAGTGGCAGCCAGTCGCTGGTTTTACCGCATAAATTTGCCCCGGCGACCATCCGCACCCAATAGATAGCCGTGCCGAGCAGCAACAGGGAGCGCCAGAAAAAAACACCATGCCCCGGCCAAAGGGCAAAACTAAGCGCGGTGAGCAGCAATAGGGCAAACCAAAACCACGCCTCACCAGCCATGCGTTTCCCTTTTTGCTTTAAGTAGAACAGCACCACGGCTATGAACAGAACGGTATAAAGCGCTGCGCCCCAACCCTGCCAGGCGAAAAAGACCCAGCGCATGAACAGAAATCCAAGCACAAATGATACACAGGCCAGCCACAGATCCGCTTTATCCGGATTAAAAAGGCCAGTCTTCCTTTCCGGCGATGCGGCTATTGTCGTATTGTTGGCAGAATCCTCAGCTGTCGTCATCTTTAAACGCCCCCTTAGGTTTTATCGCAGCAGCACCCCGGAATATCGCCGGGATTATCACCAGTATATTAGAAATATCTGCGAGGAGTACAGTCATCCAAGGTTCGCGCCGGCACAATTAGACCTGTGTGCTAACCATCAAAAAAGATTTAAACCGGTGCTGACGCACTTATCTGATAAAAATCAGGTACCAGAGAACAAAAATCCATCCGAGGATGCCGTGTAACAAGGCATAAATAACGGACTGGTAGATACTCCAGGAAATGATCATGGCCAGACAACAGCCAAAGCCGATCCCGGTTTTGATGGTTTTAATGACTGGATATGGCCTTCCATTCATAACAAATAAACATCCCCTTATTGGTTCCTTAAGTCTTAATACCCGTAATAAAATGTCGTCTCTTTAAATCAACATATGGCTCATACCCCCGGGTTTAGCACGCGCCCGACAAACAGGATCGTGCCGGTCTCGATATCCCGAATGTAGAAGAGAAAGGGACGGTCCACATTGACCGCAACTGGCGGTAGCCGGGGCGGCTCTGATGGCGCCACAACGGCAGTGGCCGCAGCGGCTTTTGTGCCGGCTTCATCTACTGAGACAAACGCCTTGTGGATCACATCCTGAATGAACAGTTCACGCCCGCCCGTCATCCCTGAAAAGTCCGCGTTCTCCGGCGAGAAGGCAGCCGGCATACCCATTGCCATGAGAGTTTCCTTGAGGCTGAAGTCAGATGCGAATTCGAACACGGGCATGGTCAGTGTAATGTAGTGGGGTTCCAATCTATCCACGATCGGTACTATCTTTTGGGCAGAAAGCAATTCTTCAAATGCCTCAAAGTGGCCGGAATCGGGAAGCAAGATCACCATGGAGAACTCGCCTCCGTCATACAGAAGTTCGATCGCCTGATAGCCTTTTCCTTCGTCAAACTGGAGATGCTTCGCCTGTCTCATCATCGGCACAGTGACTTCATTTCCATCGAGCAGATAAAAGATGCCATCACGAGTCGCATGCTCTTCAAACGGAAACTGCCATGCGGCGTTGAAGTAGATGGCGTTGGTCAGGACAAGGCGCGTGAGCCTGTTAATAGCATCCTGTGGAATCAAATCTTTAATCCGATTTTCCGTCTGCTCACTTATCCAGTCGTTGATGGTGAGGCGGGACTCCTCCGGTACTTTTGCGAAATCGAGCAGTCTGAGCCCGGCACCGTAGTTCGCGGCCAAAACATCGAGAAACCCGGATTGGAACCTGAAGTCCTTCTGTCCCCAGATGGCATTGACGATATTCAAGCGGAAACTCTCCCCATCCCTGCCCTGGGTGCCTTCACCCCGCCCGGCAAGCTCGATATCCAGGCTGTTGAATGCAGGGTGGAGGCTATTCTGGGGAAGGAGAAATTGGAGCGTGCGAGCCATCTCTCCAGCGGTTTCGCCGCGGGCGCCGGCATAAGTCATCGCCAGAGCCAGCGAAATGCTGTAGGGTGAGTAAAAAAGGTTGCCCCCGGTCTCCCTGAGCGCCTGATATAGTTCGAAAGCGAAGGCACGGTTTCCATCGACCAGAGCCTTGATCTCCGAATCAATCGCATCCGGCGAAGCTACCCTTGGCCTTTCAGATTTTATTGCCTTATGGGCTGCCGGTTGCTCCCGATCCATCAGAAAAAGAGCGCTCGCCGCACTGAGCAGGACAATTGCCGCTACCAGACTAATGATTAGCGACAGACGTTTTTTCATCATCCCTTCCCCCCATCTTAATATTTTTCCGTAGTTTAAGATAGATCAGCATTGCTCCGGGAATAATCAATAAGCTGAGCCAAAGCAAAATGGTTTGATTTCTTTTAACGCTCACGGCTGGAAAGTTTTGTCCTTCAGTCCATTCCTCCGTCAAAATATCAACATTTCCGACGATTTTTCTATCCGGCACCGCGGAAATAAAATCAATCCAGCTTCCATTTTGTTTATTTTTCCATACCTCATCAGAGACAAGCCCGCCCTCTAATTCTCTTGTCCATGCGCCTGTATCCAAATCCAGCGAATATACAACGTTTATCCATCCCATTCTACCAAAAGGTAAAACATATACCTTATCTTCCACAGCATCTACGGCAAAATGCACATGTATAGCATCGCGCATTCCATCAAATATTTCCTGAATTCTGCGGTCATTAAAAGTAAAATCAAGGTTTAGGTGATATATTATATAAGTGCCTTTAGTGAAATCATAAATAATTACTTGCTCATCAGTCGCATATGCCAAAATTCTGGCGTGGAGTTCGGGACGTTCAACAGGCGCCCATGCTGGTCTGCCTTTGTATATATTTGCCGGAAAAAGGTCAAGAATTTTGTTGCCCTCCTCATCTGTCAGTGAATAAAACGTTGTTTCTGCTTTCCACAATGCAGCTATTCTAAATCCACCTGCAACAGCACCAAATTCTTCGGGAACATTTATTAAACTTATTAACCTTTCAAAGTCAGGTTGTCTTTTCCACACAGCCAGCTTCTCTTCACTGTTAATCGTTATTCTGGGAGCTTGGTCATTCAACCCGCCTAATAGAGGCATCATTGCTGCTAAATCCCGATAATTTAAAAGTCCTGTACTTATCCTGATCACGTAAGCCGGACCCAATTCCTTTGGTTCAAACTGAGGTGATTCTGGATGGTTGGAAACAAAA
Coding sequences within it:
- a CDS encoding DUF4173 domain-containing protein, whose translation is MTTAEDSANNTTIAASPERKTGLFNPDKADLWLACVSFVLGFLFMRWVFFAWQGWGAALYTVLFIAVVLFYLKQKGKRMAGEAWFWFALLLLTALSFALWPGHGVFFWRSLLLLGTAIYWVRMVAGANLCGKTSDWLPLDLLRAFFSTPLVYLSAQYSILAAAGKKQKVAAGNILPIVLGVILAAIVFAVVGPLLMRADAGGFALLLRSLQSQLARFGQIDPLLFIQIILSIPAAAYIFGLLAGSIRGQRIDLHSAESFVEALRKLPFATASTLLLLLNGLYLTFIISQLPYFFSAFRGTVPPGWESYAEFARYGFFELCVIAVINIVILAGVHLVTALVNRRRVELKVLCSLLAVFTLLLITTAFSKLALYISIFGLTTQRLLPGVFLIFLAVVFIGVIVRQSRQLSIMRLTAFTGAVLLCLLCVVNTDSFVAGYNANRYLSGTLKKFDTIVLYRAGTAGLSAAFLLYEQSDNRQLRQQLSSYLAYVGRESMVNAGTLRDTWQDRLARRKLAEHFSGDRP
- a CDS encoding serpin family protein, with the translated sequence MMKKRLSLIISLVAAIVLLSAASALFLMDREQPAAHKAIKSERPRVASPDAIDSEIKALVDGNRAFAFELYQALRETGGNLFYSPYSISLALAMTYAGARGETAGEMARTLQFLLPQNSLHPAFNSLDIELAGRGEGTQGRDGESFRLNIVNAIWGQKDFRFQSGFLDVLAANYGAGLRLLDFAKVPEESRLTINDWISEQTENRIKDLIPQDAINRLTRLVLTNAIYFNAAWQFPFEEHATRDGIFYLLDGNEVTVPMMRQAKHLQFDEGKGYQAIELLYDGGEFSMVILLPDSGHFEAFEELLSAQKIVPIVDRLEPHYITLTMPVFEFASDFSLKETLMAMGMPAAFSPENADFSGMTGGRELFIQDVIHKAFVSVDEAGTKAAAATAVVAPSEPPRLPPVAVNVDRPFLFYIRDIETGTILFVGRVLNPGV